In the genome of Nitrospira japonica, one region contains:
- the ispF gene encoding 2-C-methyl-D-erythritol 2,4-cyclodiphosphate synthase — MSKQSGWRVGYGYDVHPLGAGRKLILGGIEIPHNKGLLGHSDSDVLVHAVCDALLGAMGEGDLGRHYPSSDPKYKGISSLKLLEDVIAKLTSKGYRIGNIDTVIVAQAPRLGPHLPAMQKKLAEVSGIAQDLVNVKVKSGEGLDAVGKEEGMTAHAVCLIEPV; from the coding sequence ATGTCGAAGCAATCAGGATGGCGAGTCGGATACGGCTATGACGTGCATCCCCTGGGGGCCGGGCGCAAGCTCATCCTGGGCGGCATAGAGATTCCCCACAACAAAGGCTTGCTGGGCCATTCGGACTCCGATGTGCTCGTGCATGCCGTGTGCGATGCCTTGTTGGGCGCAATGGGAGAGGGTGATCTTGGACGGCACTATCCGAGCTCCGATCCCAAGTACAAGGGCATTTCCAGCCTGAAATTGCTGGAAGACGTCATCGCCAAGCTCACAAGCAAAGGATATCGAATCGGCAACATCGATACGGTGATCGTTGCGCAGGCGCCCCGTCTGGGGCCCCATTTGCCGGCCATGCAGAAGAAGTTGGCCGAGGTTTCCGGAATTGCCCAGGATCTCGTCAACGTCAAGGTGAAAAGCGGAGAAGGACTGGATGCGGTCGGGAAAGAGGAGGGTATGACGGCGCACGCCGTTTGTTTGATTGAGCCGGTGTGA
- the cysE gene encoding serine O-acetyltransferase, which yields MFKAIRQDLQAVFDRDPAATGRMEVVVTYAGFHALVAYRVAHWLKVRNVPFIPRLISQIARWATGIEIHPSAKIGTGFFIDHGMGVVIGETAEIGDHVTLFQGVTLGGTGKERGKRHPTLGNHVLVGAGAKILGGITIGDNVKIGANSVVLKSVSPNSTVVGVPARVIKSQGDRLPDATMDQTNLPDPISDRFLALEQEIIQLRKKLENRDVVPPRS from the coding sequence ATGTTCAAGGCCATCAGACAGGACCTGCAGGCGGTCTTCGATCGAGACCCGGCAGCTACCGGCCGGATGGAGGTCGTCGTCACCTACGCCGGCTTTCATGCGTTGGTGGCCTACCGGGTTGCGCATTGGCTGAAAGTCCGCAACGTGCCCTTCATCCCCCGGCTGATTTCCCAGATTGCCCGATGGGCGACCGGCATCGAGATCCATCCGTCTGCCAAGATCGGAACCGGATTTTTCATCGATCACGGTATGGGGGTGGTCATCGGCGAGACGGCGGAAATCGGTGATCACGTCACGCTGTTCCAAGGGGTGACGCTGGGAGGCACCGGGAAAGAGCGCGGCAAGCGCCATCCGACCTTGGGCAATCACGTCCTGGTCGGAGCCGGCGCCAAGATCCTCGGAGGAATTACCATCGGAGACAACGTGAAAATCGGCGCCAATTCCGTTGTCCTCAAGAGCGTGTCTCCGAATTCGACCGTCGTGGGGGTACCGGCCCGCGTGATCAAGAGCCAGGGGGACCGGCTGCCGGATGCGACGATGGACCAGACCAATTTGCCCGATCCGATCAGCGATCGATTCCTGGCCCTCGAACAGGAAATAATCCAACTGCGCAAGAAGCTCGAAAACCGCGACGTCGTCCCTCCTCGATCGTAA
- a CDS encoding NYN domain-containing protein, producing MHLIVDGYNLLAAMGGQDRRNGTQLAAGRDGLLRDLSAYRHRKGHAVTVVFDGWQSGQPFEGREDRLGIQIVYSKRGERADQVIQRLAQEFGSDCAVVSSDREVTDYARGHGAFVMGALEFAGKLSSVPVRTIVHKELDRGDEPPRRGPEKRGNPRKLPKSARRRGRQLRRF from the coding sequence ATGCATCTCATCGTCGACGGGTACAATCTATTGGCCGCGATGGGCGGGCAGGATCGCCGCAACGGGACACAGCTGGCGGCGGGCCGCGACGGTTTGCTGAGGGATCTGTCGGCCTACCGGCACCGAAAAGGGCATGCGGTGACGGTGGTATTCGACGGCTGGCAGTCAGGGCAGCCCTTCGAGGGGCGGGAAGATCGTCTGGGGATTCAGATCGTCTATTCGAAGCGGGGGGAGCGAGCCGACCAGGTGATTCAGCGGCTTGCCCAGGAATTCGGATCCGATTGCGCCGTCGTCAGCTCCGATCGAGAGGTCACTGACTATGCGCGGGGACATGGAGCGTTTGTGATGGGGGCGCTCGAGTTTGCCGGAAAACTCTCGTCCGTTCCGGTGAGGACAATCGTCCATAAAGAATTGGATAGGGGGGATGAGCCTCCGCGGCGCGGTCCGGAGAAGCGGGGCAACCCCAGGAAGCTGCCAAAGTCGGCCCGTCGGCGGGGGCGGCAGCTCAGGCGATTTTGA
- a CDS encoding PsiF family protein has product MKITGLIALSCFVAALGFAPAAGAASAQQNKMKACNTAADEKGLSGEGKGEARQAFMKECLSAKSGTGGKTAQQEKMKTCNKEAGEKKLAGEERKQFMSGCLSS; this is encoded by the coding sequence ATGAAGATCACCGGTTTGATCGCGCTGTCCTGTTTCGTGGCTGCGTTGGGATTCGCTCCAGCAGCCGGAGCCGCCTCTGCGCAGCAGAACAAGATGAAAGCCTGCAACACGGCGGCCGACGAAAAGGGCTTGTCGGGAGAAGGCAAAGGAGAAGCGAGGCAAGCATTCATGAAAGAATGCCTGTCGGCTAAATCGGGCACGGGAGGGAAAACGGCTCAGCAGGAAAAGATGAAGACGTGCAACAAGGAGGCGGGAGAAAAAAAACTTGCGGGAGAAGAGCGGAAGCAGTTCATGAGCGGCTGTCTTTCAAGTTGA
- the ispD gene encoding 2-C-methyl-D-erythritol 4-phosphate cytidylyltransferase produces MDNRRVVALIPAAGRGLRMGGPVPKQFLALGGFPLIVHSLRTFHSAAVIDAIVLAVPEADVDYCRSEIVRAYGFTKVTEVVAGGKERQDSVRLALSRVGTETEIVVVHDAVRPFVTVGMIDEVVAAARAGGAAIVALPMRDTVKQVGPDRVIERTVDRTPLWLAQTPQAFRRAWLADAHRKAQLEGVQATDDAYLIEWFGRPVSVVEGNGENIKVTRPEDLFIGEAILSSRLSSTI; encoded by the coding sequence GTGGATAATCGCCGCGTCGTCGCCCTGATTCCCGCCGCGGGCCGGGGACTCCGGATGGGCGGACCGGTTCCCAAGCAGTTCCTGGCTTTGGGCGGGTTCCCTCTGATCGTTCATTCCCTGCGCACCTTCCATTCCGCCGCCGTGATCGACGCCATCGTGCTCGCCGTTCCGGAGGCCGATGTCGACTACTGCCGGTCGGAGATCGTCCGCGCATACGGCTTCACCAAAGTTACCGAGGTCGTGGCCGGCGGCAAGGAACGGCAAGACTCGGTCCGTCTGGCGCTGAGCCGGGTGGGAACAGAGACGGAGATCGTGGTCGTCCATGATGCCGTCCGTCCGTTCGTCACGGTCGGGATGATCGACGAGGTGGTGGCGGCCGCACGAGCCGGGGGTGCCGCCATCGTCGCGCTTCCCATGCGGGATACCGTGAAACAGGTGGGCCCTGATCGGGTCATCGAGCGGACGGTGGACAGGACCCCTCTCTGGCTGGCACAAACCCCACAGGCGTTCAGGCGGGCATGGCTCGCCGATGCCCATCGCAAAGCGCAGCTCGAAGGGGTGCAGGCGACCGACGATGCCTACCTCATCGAATGGTTCGGTCGGCCGGTATCGGTCGTCGAAGGCAACGGAGAAAATATCAAGGTGACGAGGCCGGAGGATTTGTTCATCGGAGAGGCGATCCTCTCGTCCCGCCTTTCGTCCACCATTTAA
- the truA gene encoding tRNA pseudouridine(38-40) synthase TruA, whose product MATVKLIVEYDGTAYAGWQRQPDQPTIQEALETAVRGLTQIDVSIVGAGRTDAGVHALGQVASFRIDKNWTPREWIKGMNARLPEDIAVRSAGLMPDDFHARYAASGKLYEYRILNRPARSAVDRRYVWHLHKPLDADAMQQAAALLPGSRDFSSFEGSLTDNEDPMCNLQRLSIDRDGEYLLIQAYADRFLKHMVRAMVGTLVEVGLRQRSAEEIPVMLAAKDRTKAGRTAPAHGLFLLHVDYHQ is encoded by the coding sequence ATGGCCACCGTCAAACTGATCGTTGAATACGACGGCACCGCGTATGCCGGCTGGCAACGGCAGCCGGACCAGCCGACCATTCAAGAGGCGCTCGAAACGGCCGTACGAGGTCTGACGCAGATCGACGTGTCGATCGTGGGAGCGGGACGCACCGACGCCGGTGTCCACGCATTGGGACAGGTCGCCAGTTTTCGGATCGACAAGAACTGGACTCCGCGGGAGTGGATCAAGGGCATGAACGCCAGGTTGCCCGAGGACATCGCCGTCCGCTCCGCGGGCCTCATGCCCGACGACTTCCACGCGCGCTATGCGGCCAGCGGAAAATTGTACGAGTACCGCATTCTCAACCGGCCGGCTCGCTCGGCCGTCGATCGGCGTTACGTATGGCACCTTCACAAACCCTTGGACGCCGATGCGATGCAGCAAGCCGCCGCGTTGCTCCCCGGCTCGCGGGATTTCTCGTCGTTCGAAGGTTCGCTGACCGACAATGAAGACCCTATGTGCAACCTTCAACGGCTGTCGATCGATCGTGACGGCGAGTACCTTCTGATCCAAGCCTACGCCGACCGTTTCCTTAAACACATGGTTCGCGCCATGGTCGGGACCCTGGTAGAAGTGGGCCTCCGGCAACGAAGCGCCGAGGAAATACCGGTAATGCTTGCCGCCAAAGACCGCACCAAGGCCGGACGAACCGCACCAGCTCACGGTCTGTTTCTCCTACACGTCGATTACCACCAATAA
- a CDS encoding TatD family hydrolase: MLIDTHVHLDDPRFDADRDATVARAREAGVGTFVTIGCDLATSRAAVGLAGHYESVYASIGVHPHEVKHIDDGWYDEFRRLAAHPKVVAYGEIGLDYHYNHSSPQQQRDRFREQVRLARELRLPVIIHTREAQEDTVKILQEERASEIGGVFHCFSGDAWLAKDALELGFYLSFSGILTFNNASMLRDIAKQTPLDRLLIETDCPYLTPVPHRGKRNEPAYVSLVARQLAALHAEQAGLTLEDIERVTTDNAKRLFKIA, from the coding sequence ATGCTCATCGATACCCACGTGCACCTCGACGACCCCCGTTTCGATGCGGATCGCGACGCGACGGTGGCCCGCGCGCGCGAAGCCGGTGTCGGAACCTTCGTCACCATCGGCTGCGACCTGGCGACCAGTCGGGCGGCGGTGGGCTTGGCAGGACATTATGAATCCGTCTACGCGTCGATCGGCGTCCATCCTCACGAGGTCAAGCACATCGACGACGGCTGGTACGATGAATTCCGCCGGCTCGCCGCGCATCCGAAGGTCGTGGCCTACGGCGAAATCGGGCTCGATTACCACTACAACCATTCATCCCCCCAGCAGCAACGCGATCGGTTTCGTGAGCAGGTGCGACTGGCGCGGGAATTACGTCTGCCGGTGATCATTCATACGAGGGAGGCGCAAGAAGACACCGTGAAGATCTTGCAGGAAGAAAGGGCCTCGGAGATCGGCGGAGTCTTCCACTGTTTCTCAGGAGACGCGTGGCTGGCCAAGGACGCGCTGGAGCTTGGATTTTATCTGTCGTTTTCCGGGATCCTGACCTTCAACAACGCGTCCATGCTGCGGGACATCGCCAAACAGACGCCGCTGGACCGCCTCTTGATCGAAACGGACTGCCCCTACCTTACCCCCGTACCGCACCGGGGGAAGCGAAACGAACCGGCCTATGTGTCGCTGGTCGCCAGACAACTGGCGGCGTTGCACGCCGAGCAGGCGGGCCTCACGCTCGAAGACATCGAACGAGTCACCACGGACAACGCCAAACGGCTGTTCAAAATCGCCTGA
- a CDS encoding N-acetylmuramoyl-L-alanine amidase family protein, which produces MSSFVMPLALWRILVIAVAINLTGPGCYDAPGPATASAESTRSAPDQPSGSKRSRNSRISMTPTTLGITTIHNLRTTVSPDVTRLVLDLDHATRTPAKPALQTEGIVIEIPRAALGKSAQAKLTRGSLAKPFIITQGSDNSVSIALPAGTFESYRLLSLSNPPRLVVDVVPSKHMDISPGPDQVEVPLPFSPPAQPVPPRAKPFTTVVIDPGHGGKDPGAHGQRGTEEKDITLKVALKVRDLLAKEPGLRVLMTRERDVFVELEDRAKFANGNEADLFVSIHVNSHPQRSVRGIEIYHFGEAKDQRALEVAARENGTPLGSTGAGWEYLVADLLTTRKIEASLELAWTAKEAMVSHLNGHYSLVDHGVKTAPFYVLRYTSMPSILAEIAYISNSAEEELLRNQTFTTRVAESLHEGVRVYLAASKQPLR; this is translated from the coding sequence ATGTCGAGCTTCGTCATGCCGTTGGCCCTCTGGCGCATTCTTGTCATCGCCGTTGCGATCAATTTGACCGGTCCGGGCTGCTACGATGCCCCCGGTCCCGCCACGGCGTCGGCCGAATCCACTCGTTCCGCCCCTGATCAACCGAGCGGATCCAAACGCAGCCGCAATTCGCGCATCAGCATGACGCCGACGACGCTCGGCATCACGACCATCCACAATCTCCGTACGACTGTTTCCCCAGACGTGACCCGGTTGGTCCTGGATTTGGATCATGCCACCCGTACCCCCGCCAAACCCGCTCTGCAGACGGAAGGCATCGTCATTGAGATCCCGCGCGCCGCGCTGGGAAAGTCAGCACAGGCCAAACTCACGCGAGGCTCGCTGGCCAAACCCTTCATCATCACCCAAGGCTCCGACAACTCCGTCTCCATCGCCCTGCCGGCCGGCACGTTTGAGTCCTACAGGCTGCTGTCCCTCTCGAATCCTCCCCGGCTGGTGGTTGACGTCGTGCCGTCGAAGCACATGGACATTTCGCCCGGTCCCGATCAGGTTGAGGTACCCCTGCCGTTCTCCCCGCCCGCCCAGCCGGTCCCGCCGCGCGCCAAACCGTTTACCACGGTCGTCATTGACCCCGGACACGGCGGCAAGGACCCGGGGGCGCACGGGCAGCGCGGGACGGAGGAGAAAGACATTACGCTCAAGGTAGCGCTCAAGGTGCGCGATCTTCTCGCCAAGGAGCCGGGGCTGCGCGTCCTCATGACCCGCGAGCGGGATGTTTTCGTGGAACTGGAAGACCGTGCAAAATTTGCCAACGGCAATGAAGCGGATCTCTTCGTCTCGATCCATGTCAATTCCCACCCCCAGCGTTCAGTGCGGGGCATCGAGATCTATCACTTCGGTGAAGCCAAGGATCAGCGGGCGCTTGAGGTGGCGGCGCGGGAAAACGGCACACCGCTGGGCAGCACGGGGGCCGGATGGGAATATCTGGTGGCGGACCTGCTCACGACGAGGAAGATCGAAGCATCCCTGGAACTCGCCTGGACCGCCAAGGAGGCGATGGTCTCGCACCTCAACGGCCACTATTCACTGGTCGATCACGGCGTCAAAACCGCGCCCTTTTACGTTCTGCGCTACACGAGCATGCCGAGCATCCTGGCGGAGATCGCCTATATTTCCAACTCGGCCGAGGAAGAGCTGCTTCGGAATCAGACATTCACCACCCGTGTCGCCGAATCGCTGCACGAGGGCGTGCGGGTATACCTGGCCGCATCGAAGCAGCCGCTTCGATAA